Proteins from a single region of Hordeum vulgare subsp. vulgare chromosome 6H, MorexV3_pseudomolecules_assembly, whole genome shotgun sequence:
- the LOC123402364 gene encoding transcription factor IBH1-like 1, translating into MLAHTTCAWRVPSCALFVPGSGIYIHAHIMSDTQQIQAVCRGGGGGLHCSSRAAAMGGPSSSTRAFKQGFLRSFLLSLKSCRNGAMCLQERKRAVRSSADIAMATTRGSGAMWPQALLASSSSSSWPRLLPAASTVKTTTGRKKVARRCCGQRRRTSSGEIARRLVRKRTKVLRGMVPGGELLDGASLLREAMDYVVHLRAQVAVLRRVSSAMQHRPSSHHMAGAVAPPVQLKTEAIATAQVLDGGEE; encoded by the exons ATGCTAGCTCACACCACATGTGCGTGGCGTGTGCCGTCTTGTGCTCTTTTCGTCCCTGGCTCGGGGATATATATTCACGCACACATAATGTCAGACACACAGCAAATTCAAGCAgtgtgtcgaggaggaggaggaggacttcaTTGCTCGAGCAGAGCAGCGGCAATGGGGGGCCCTAGCAGCAGCACCAGGGCCTTCAAGCAGGGGTTCCTCAGGAGCTTCCTCCTGAGCCTGAAATCCTGCAGGAATGGCGCCATGTGCCTGCAAGAGAGGAAGCGAGCCGTCAGGTCGTCCGCCGACATCGCCATGGCCACCACCCGTGGCAGCGGAGCGATGTGGCCGCAGGCCCTCCtagcatcatcatcgtcgtcgtcgtggccTAGGCTGTTGCCTGCTGCATCCACGGTGAAGACGACGACGGGGCGGAAGAAGGTGGCGAGGAGGTGCTGTGgccagaggaggaggacgagcagcgGCGAGATCGCGAGGAGGCTGGTGAGGAAGCGGACCAAGGTGCTGCGGGGGATGGTGCCCGGCGGCGAGCTCCTCGACGGCGCCTCGCTGCTCCGCGAGGCCATGGACTACGTCGTCCACCTGCGCGCGCAGGTTGCCGTGCTCCGCCGCGTCTCCAGCGCCATGCAACACAGACCATCGTCCCACCACATGGCAG GGGCTGTTGCACCGCCAGTGCAGTTGAAAACAGAGGCGATTGCAACGGCTCAAGTCTTGGATGGAGGCGAAGAATAG